From the genome of Phoenix dactylifera cultivar Barhee BC4 chromosome 17, palm_55x_up_171113_PBpolish2nd_filt_p, whole genome shotgun sequence:
CCCATATCATACAGCAAATAGAAACTGGAACTGCTATAAACAATTGGCCTCAAGTTTCCAATTAATATGAAAAATGGAGTGTTAAGCTGCTTACTTAAGAGATTTTTCTACCAGCAAATTTTTTTCctggaaaaaagaaaggaggttAAACGAGTAATACTAAACAACAAAATACTACCACAATGTGGAACATTGAAACATGTTTCACAACAGTATTGCTAcaaatcatgattttttttataggaAGTTGTTTTTAGGGATGAGAACATGTATTATCTTGCACATCcaccgcaagtaaaaagcaatATCAAATATCTAAGTCAGCAAGTAAAATGCCAAGAAATCAATCTCATACCACGTTCATAGAAACACTGCTGCATGAGTACCTTATAATATTACCACAAGATCAACAAAGATGAAATACTTATATCAGACTAGAATGTTAGAATATCCACTTAAATGGAGTCCTTTTACATGCTATGTTCATGAGAACCACAATGATTACCATGTCACTTAAAGCAATTCAAAACCCAAGTCTCACGAACCTCAATTCCCTTCCCTTGGTACCTTACTCTGGTATTGTTGCTGTGATTTCTGCGGCATTTGCTCTGACATGGGTTGTTGTCCACTCTGATATCCTTGCTGTGGATTCTCAGACATTTGCTGTGAATTGGGTTGTCTCTGATCCTGTGCCCACCCACCTCTCAGCATTGGTTCTCTTCTTTCGACCTGCATAGTTTCTCTCCGCCTATCATATCGAGGACGTGGCCTGCCCCTCGTCTGCTGCCTCTCATTGAACCGAAACTGGGGTCTATGTATGACCTTACCATCAATAAAAAGATCCCCTATTGGATTTAAACAAGATAAATATCATTATCAGCAAAATAACTGCCACAATCCAATCTACCACAAAAGGCAACAATTCAACATGATTGAAGACCAAAACACAAACAAAGAAAATGACTAGAGAATCAACCAATCAATTCAAATCTACTCTATTTTCCAGAAATAAAAGGTCCATGAAACCATGTTTAGTGGTTGCACCAACCTCCATAGTCCTTGTTGGGCACATCTAAATAGGAATCCGGCAATACCCAAAGAACTCCAGGCAGTCCTGCCACATAAGAGATCATATCACTTCCATTCCACAACAGAAATAACAGATCGAATTGCTTTCACCAAGAAACCATTTTTCCATTCAAAACAATCGAAATTCATCCACCCAATACCTTTAACTTTGTAAGAAAGCTCTTCCGAGATCAAAGCCCCAAACCCCGTGTAAGTTGTGGTGCATACCGAGTAAATCTTCTTCTTTGCCTCCTCCTCACTGAGCCCCAAAGCACAAAGCTCACAAATTTAAGCCAGAATCAAAACAACGAGATATAGAATTCTCCGAGGGATTCCTAGTTTCTTACCTCCCGACGACAGAGGCAAGGGTCTTGACGTAGGCAGCGATCATCTCGTCCTcggagggtttagggttttcggGGAA
Proteins encoded in this window:
- the LOC120104153 gene encoding multiple organellar RNA editing factor 3, mitochondrial-like, yielding MAALARRSVSSLLSRALASSPPLRSPLSLPSPLHPFRLSIAVLETLHRSPALWAVPARLKTTSGSGYSPLNDPSPNWSNRPPKETILLDGCDYEHWLIVMEFPENPKPSEDEMIAAYVKTLASVVGSEEEAKKKIYSVCTTTYTGFGALISEELSYKVKGLPGVLWVLPDSYLDVPNKDYGGDLFIDGKVIHRPQFRFNERQQTRGRPRPRYDRRRETMQVERREPMLRGGWAQDQRQPNSQQMSENPQQGYQSGQQPMSEQMPQKSQQQYQSKVPREGN